One window from the genome of Terriglobales bacterium encodes:
- a CDS encoding prepilin-type N-terminal cleavage/methylation domain-containing protein, whose product MRRDRGFSLIELLIVVAIILIIAAVAIPNLLRARISADEASAASSVRKIATAEYAYNASYPNVGFAVDLASLGGLAVCTPTSATACILDSVLTTGVKTGYTFLAAGFSPGGGGNTSFVTSSAPQNFNITGVRNFCIVTDGVLRIDPGGAPPAADVPTCTAYPMRQ is encoded by the coding sequence ATGAGGCGAGACAGAGGATTTTCACTGATCGAGTTGCTGATCGTCGTGGCGATAATCCTGATTATCGCGGCGGTGGCCATTCCCAACCTCCTGCGGGCACGTATTTCAGCGGATGAGGCGTCTGCTGCAAGTTCGGTACGTAAGATAGCGACCGCGGAGTACGCCTACAACGCATCGTATCCTAACGTGGGGTTTGCCGTTGATCTGGCGAGTTTGGGCGGACTGGCGGTTTGTACTCCCACCTCGGCTACTGCGTGCATACTGGACAGTGTTCTAACCACCGGAGTGAAAACTGGATATACTTTCCTGGCTGCAGGATTCTCGCCGGGTGGAGGTGGGAATACTTCCTTCGTAACCTCATCGGCTCCCCAGAACTTCAATATCACCGGCGTCCGCAACTTCTGTATTGTGACCGACGGAGTGTTGCGAATCGACCCGGGCGGCGCGCCCCCAGCCGCTGATGTCCCGACCTGCACCGCCTATCCGATGCGGCAATAG